In uncultured Methanobacterium sp., a genomic segment contains:
- a CDS encoding aconitase X catalytic domain-containing protein has protein sequence MYLTREEEKMYAGEYGPAVEKSMEILVALGDIYGADGMVEIISAQISGVSYKTIGEAGLEYLDNLASEGAQVQVPSTLNPAGVDLDQWKSLGFPEEFTKKQLLIVEAYRKMGISTTCTCTPYLVGNVPTLGSHIAWSESSAVCYANSVLGARTNREGGPGALSAAICGRTPNYGYHLDQARVPNLLVEVETPLAGSDYGAVGYLVGKAVGNGVPYFKLLDKEQEKPQVNQLKALGAALASSGAVALYHVENTTPEYREVMTHTGNLEKLTITRNDLDNAREKLSTAQKPDLVCLGCPHASLDEIKEVALKLDGKKLSNQLWVCTSISVKAASDRMGYTEMIETAGGHVVCDTCMVVAPIEDMGFEVIGVDSAKAANYVPSMCGLDVVFDEWENLIAFKK, from the coding sequence ATGTATCTTACCCGAGAAGAGGAAAAAATGTACGCAGGCGAGTATGGTCCTGCTGTGGAAAAATCCATGGAAATCCTAGTTGCTCTTGGAGATATCTACGGAGCAGATGGTATGGTGGAGATAATATCTGCCCAGATATCTGGAGTTTCCTATAAAACCATTGGTGAAGCAGGTCTAGAGTACTTGGATAACCTGGCCAGTGAAGGAGCCCAAGTACAGGTTCCCAGCACCCTCAACCCGGCAGGTGTGGATCTAGATCAATGGAAAAGCCTTGGTTTTCCTGAAGAATTCACCAAAAAACAGTTACTAATTGTAGAAGCCTACCGTAAGATGGGAATCAGCACCACTTGCACTTGTACACCCTACCTGGTTGGTAACGTGCCAACACTGGGTAGTCATATTGCATGGTCAGAGTCTTCAGCTGTTTGTTACGCTAATTCAGTTCTCGGGGCCCGTACAAATAGGGAAGGTGGTCCTGGAGCATTATCAGCCGCAATTTGTGGGAGAACACCCAACTATGGTTATCACCTGGACCAGGCTAGGGTTCCTAATTTACTGGTTGAAGTTGAAACTCCACTGGCGGGATCTGATTACGGTGCAGTGGGATATCTGGTGGGAAAAGCGGTTGGAAACGGGGTGCCCTACTTCAAATTACTGGATAAAGAGCAGGAAAAGCCACAGGTTAATCAGTTGAAAGCTCTGGGTGCTGCACTGGCATCTTCCGGAGCGGTGGCCCTTTACCATGTGGAGAACACCACCCCTGAATACAGGGAAGTAATGACGCATACAGGAAATCTGGAAAAACTAACCATAACCCGGAACGATCTGGACAATGCCCGGGAAAAACTCTCCACTGCCCAAAAACCGGATCTGGTATGTTTAGGATGTCCACATGCTTCATTAGATGAGATAAAGGAAGTTGCTCTTAAATTAGATGGTAAAAAATTGTCCAACCAGTTATGGGTGTGCACATCCATCTCAGTTAAAGCAGCATCTGATAGAATGGGTTACACTGAAATGATAGAAACAGCAGGTGGCCATGTGGTCTGTGACACTTGCATGGTGGTGGCACCCATAGAAGATATGGGCTTTGAAGTTATAGGTGTTGACTCTGCCAAGGCTGCTAACTATGTCCCCAGTATGTGCGGACTGGACGTGGTCTTTGATGAATGGGAGAATCTCATAGCCTTTAAAAAGTAA
- a CDS encoding DHH family phosphoesterase: protein MTLKKQHYLLNRAEEACTLLKEHLDQDHVVRVISHNDADGISAAGVICNAISQEGGKFHVTMVPRLNEETLDRLSREKYKLFFFCDMGSGYVKRISRLRGQAVIADHHQTMDSDGDDEESLVHVNPHLFGLDGTRDVSASGVTYLTVKPLEKVELTGLALVGAFGDMQYADGFTGVNQTILQEATESGVVTEHEDLKISSKDDPLYKALAHTFKPAIPGISGNLEKSQAFLEKIGISYGIKFTDLANEEKDFLTEHLTKMNPKVFDTVYSMPKEDPALRNLENYAEILDACGKNKNYAVGLSICLGERESAISQGVEFLSKYRESLIRGISWISREGAQEMDYVQYLYTEDKENKKIMGTLASLGIDLNILTPEKPVITLSRMHNLVKISGRTTLEMTQRGVNLGFALEQAAKSFNGAGGGHNIAAGAVVPYKELENFKNLVNDIVSTQVT, encoded by the coding sequence ATGACCCTCAAAAAGCAGCATTACTTGTTAAATAGAGCTGAAGAAGCTTGCACGCTCCTGAAGGAGCACCTTGATCAGGATCATGTGGTGAGAGTAATCTCCCACAATGATGCTGATGGCATATCCGCTGCAGGTGTTATCTGTAACGCCATTTCCCAGGAAGGAGGGAAGTTCCATGTTACCATGGTCCCCCGCCTTAATGAGGAAACCCTGGATCGGCTTTCCAGGGAGAAATACAAACTTTTCTTTTTCTGTGACATGGGCAGTGGCTACGTGAAGAGGATTAGCCGGCTCAGGGGCCAGGCTGTAATCGCCGATCATCACCAGACCATGGACAGTGATGGAGATGATGAGGAAAGCCTGGTGCACGTGAACCCCCACCTGTTCGGACTGGATGGGACCCGGGATGTTAGTGCATCTGGAGTGACTTATCTAACTGTGAAACCCCTTGAAAAAGTGGAACTGACAGGATTAGCCCTGGTTGGTGCTTTTGGGGATATGCAGTATGCTGATGGGTTTACTGGTGTGAACCAGACCATACTTCAGGAGGCAACTGAATCAGGAGTGGTTACAGAACACGAGGATCTTAAAATATCCTCCAAAGATGACCCGCTTTATAAAGCCCTGGCTCACACTTTCAAACCAGCAATCCCTGGAATCTCAGGAAATCTGGAGAAAAGTCAGGCTTTCCTGGAAAAGATTGGAATATCATACGGTATTAAATTCACGGATCTGGCCAATGAAGAGAAGGATTTCCTCACCGAGCACCTGACTAAAATGAATCCAAAGGTGTTTGACACCGTGTACAGCATGCCTAAAGAAGACCCTGCACTCCGCAATCTGGAAAACTACGCTGAAATTCTGGATGCATGTGGTAAAAACAAGAACTACGCTGTGGGTCTGAGTATCTGTCTGGGTGAACGGGAGTCTGCCATAAGCCAGGGAGTGGAATTTTTAAGTAAATACCGGGAATCTTTGATTAGGGGTATAAGCTGGATTTCCCGAGAGGGTGCCCAGGAAATGGATTATGTGCAGTACCTTTACACTGAAGATAAGGAAAATAAAAAGATCATGGGGACTTTAGCCTCATTAGGGATTGATCTTAATATTTTAACCCCTGAAAAACCGGTTATAACCTTGTCCCGCATGCACAACTTGGTTAAAATTTCAGGCCGCACCACACTGGAAATGACCCAGCGAGGAGTTAACCTGGGTTTTGCACTTGAACAAGCAGCTAAAAGCTTTAACGGTGCTGGTGGAGGGCATAATATCGCTGCAGGTGCAGTGGTACCCTACAAGGAACTAGAAAACTTCAAAAACCTGGTAAATGATATTGTAAGCACACAGGTCACTTAA
- a CDS encoding 30S ribosomal protein S15 → MAAKPDWVEYSTEEIEEIILKLRKEGKSTSVIGVILRDQYGIPDVKSVTDMKITKILEKHGQIEEYPEDLMNLIRKAVNIRDHLKENPKDLHTKRGLQLVESRIRRLVKYYTREGVLPEGWRYDPQKAALLVK, encoded by the coding sequence ATGGCAGCAAAGCCTGATTGGGTTGAATATTCAACCGAAGAAATAGAAGAAATTATATTAAAACTTAGAAAAGAAGGAAAATCAACCAGTGTCATTGGAGTTATATTAAGAGATCAGTACGGAATTCCTGATGTTAAAAGTGTAACTGATATGAAGATAACCAAGATTCTGGAAAAACACGGCCAGATCGAAGAATACCCTGAAGATCTGATGAACCTCATCCGTAAGGCAGTTAACATTCGGGATCACCTTAAAGAAAACCCAAAGGACCTGCACACCAAAAGGGGTCTACAGTTAGTGGAATCCAGAATCAGGAGACTAGTAAAATACTACACCCGAGAAGGAGTCCTCCCTGAAGGATGGAGATATGACCCTCAAAAAGCAGCATTACTTGTTAAATAG
- a CDS encoding XTP/dITP diphosphatase, whose protein sequence is MSKNEDHLDITFITGNQHKVKEAQGIFHQFDIQVEHIDLGYPEIQGELIDVACFGAKDAARRLGRPVIVEDAGLFIKALKWFPGTYSSYVQDTLGNKGILKLMNSVEDRYAEFRSVIGYATPKTEPKTFLGVVGGHIAHQEKGKHGFAYDPLFIPEEYNLTFGELTRDEKNEFSHRRRSLENFALWYKDSIKSEK, encoded by the coding sequence ATGAGCAAAAATGAAGATCATTTAGACATAACCTTTATTACAGGTAACCAACACAAAGTAAAAGAAGCTCAAGGAATATTCCACCAGTTCGATATTCAGGTGGAACACATAGACCTCGGATACCCTGAAATACAGGGAGAGCTTATAGATGTGGCTTGCTTTGGTGCAAAAGATGCTGCCAGGCGGCTGGGAAGACCAGTTATCGTTGAAGATGCAGGTCTGTTTATAAAAGCTCTTAAATGGTTTCCAGGTACCTATTCGTCATATGTGCAGGATACCCTGGGCAATAAAGGTATTTTAAAACTGATGAACAGTGTCGAAGACCGTTACGCTGAGTTCAGGTCGGTAATTGGATATGCAACACCCAAGACCGAGCCCAAGACTTTTTTAGGTGTAGTCGGTGGACATATAGCGCATCAGGAAAAAGGAAAGCATGGTTTCGCTTACGATCCACTTTTCATACCAGAAGAATACAACCTAACCTTTGGTGAACTCACACGGGATGAAAAAAATGAATTCTCCCATCGTCGCCGTTCCCTGGAAAATTTTGCCCTCTGGTACAAAGATTCTATAAAAAGTGAAAAGTAA
- the acs gene encoding acetate--CoA ligase — protein MVKSGNNSNNDKKLFKPNYMLVEEAHVKNWEAEIEKGKDIEKYWAEKAEQFEWFQKWDKVLDESQKPFYKWFTNGKINLAYNAVDRWIHTDKRNQVAILYANERGDEKKLTYYELYREVNKMANALKNLGVEKGDTVSMYMPMCPELLVSMLACNKIGAVHSVVYSGLSVGAFVERMNDAKAKVLITADGTFRRGKVIDLKKIADEALLKCHTIETTIVVQHAGNPIHMSELSGKEIFYETLLEGEPDECPVEEMDSEDPLFILYTSGSTGKPKAVLHTTAGYMVGVATTLKTVFDIHNGDLWWCTGDIGWITGHSYLIYGPLLLGTTTLVYEGAPDYPDPGIWWKIVEKYGVTKLYTSPTAVRHLMRYGSKYPTFYNLSSLKILGSVGEPMNPAAWMWLYKNIGNEKTPIMDTWWQTETGMHMITPLPVSPLKPGTPTLPFPGVDIDVVDKNGNPVPVGEDGYVVVKKPWPAMFRTLYKDEERFVNNYWKEIPGGFYTAGDMASKDEDGYIWIQGRSDDVLKIAGHRVGTSEVETAFSSHPAVAEAAVIGKSDPIKGQVIKAFVILKEEYQLTTKLISELQRHVRYELGPVAVLGDITQVDKLPKTRSGKIMRRVLRAMEEGKDPGDLSTLEE, from the coding sequence ATGGTAAAAAGTGGTAATAACTCGAATAATGATAAAAAATTGTTTAAACCTAATTACATGCTGGTGGAAGAAGCCCACGTCAAAAACTGGGAGGCAGAAATAGAGAAGGGTAAAGATATTGAGAAGTACTGGGCTGAAAAGGCAGAACAGTTTGAATGGTTCCAGAAATGGGATAAAGTTCTGGATGAAAGCCAGAAACCCTTCTACAAATGGTTCACCAATGGAAAAATAAACCTGGCTTACAATGCAGTGGACCGTTGGATACACACTGATAAAAGGAATCAAGTGGCTATTCTCTACGCTAATGAGAGGGGTGATGAGAAAAAACTCACCTATTACGAGCTTTACCGTGAAGTGAATAAAATGGCCAATGCCCTGAAGAATCTGGGCGTAGAAAAGGGTGATACGGTTTCCATGTACATGCCCATGTGCCCGGAACTACTGGTCTCCATGCTGGCCTGTAACAAGATAGGGGCAGTTCACAGTGTGGTTTATTCGGGACTGAGTGTGGGTGCATTTGTGGAGCGAATGAACGATGCCAAGGCCAAAGTTCTCATAACTGCCGATGGAACCTTCCGCCGGGGTAAAGTCATAGATCTTAAAAAGATCGCAGACGAGGCCCTCTTAAAGTGCCACACCATTGAAACCACTATTGTGGTGCAGCACGCTGGAAACCCCATTCACATGTCTGAATTAAGTGGTAAAGAAATATTCTACGAAACACTCCTGGAAGGGGAACCAGATGAATGTCCAGTTGAGGAAATGGACTCTGAAGATCCTCTCTTCATACTTTACACCTCAGGTAGTACAGGAAAACCCAAAGCAGTCCTCCACACCACTGCAGGATACATGGTGGGAGTGGCCACCACCTTAAAAACAGTGTTTGACATTCACAACGGTGACCTTTGGTGGTGTACAGGGGATATTGGCTGGATCACCGGGCACAGCTACCTCATATACGGACCACTGCTTCTGGGAACCACCACCCTGGTATATGAAGGAGCACCAGATTACCCTGATCCCGGTATATGGTGGAAAATAGTGGAAAAATACGGGGTAACCAAGCTATACACCTCACCCACTGCAGTGAGGCACCTCATGCGGTACGGTAGTAAATATCCAACCTTCTATAACCTTTCTTCACTGAAGATTCTGGGTAGTGTGGGTGAACCAATGAATCCTGCAGCCTGGATGTGGCTGTACAAGAACATTGGAAACGAAAAAACACCAATAATGGACACCTGGTGGCAAACTGAGACTGGAATGCACATGATCACACCTCTTCCTGTTTCTCCCCTAAAACCTGGTACACCCACCCTTCCATTCCCTGGTGTGGATATAGATGTGGTTGATAAAAATGGAAACCCGGTTCCTGTTGGAGAAGACGGATACGTGGTAGTTAAAAAACCATGGCCAGCCATGTTCAGAACTCTCTACAAAGATGAAGAACGGTTTGTTAATAACTACTGGAAAGAGATTCCTGGAGGTTTTTACACTGCAGGTGACATGGCCAGTAAGGATGAAGATGGTTATATATGGATACAAGGCCGTTCCGATGATGTTTTAAAAATCGCAGGGCACCGGGTGGGAACCTCGGAAGTGGAAACAGCATTTTCATCACATCCTGCGGTGGCTGAGGCTGCAGTCATTGGAAAATCAGATCCAATTAAAGGTCAGGTTATAAAAGCCTTTGTCATACTCAAAGAAGAATATCAACTAACTACTAAACTCATAAGCGAGTTACAAAGGCATGTTCGTTATGAACTGGGGCCAGTGGCAGTTTTGGGTGATATAACTCAGGTTGACAAGTTACCCAAAACCAGGAGTGGTAAGATCATGCGCCGAGTGCTAAGGGCCATGGAAGAAGGTAAAGACCCAGGTGATCTGTCTACACTGGAAGAATAG
- a CDS encoding bifunctional N(6)-L-threonylcarbamoyladenine synthase/serine/threonine protein kinase yields MICIGLEGTAEKTGVGIVDSEGNILALQGRALLPEKGGIHPREAAEHHAQNLVPLIKKSLEEADLGLEDLDMVAFARGPGLGPALRTVATAARSLALSLDVPIVGVNHCIGHIEIGRLTTGCQDPLTLYVSGGNTQVTAFDSGRYQIFGETLDIAIGNCLDQFARTVGLGHPGGPRVEELALASDNYLKLPYTVKGMDLSFSGLLTAAIRKYESGARLEDVCYSLQETAFAMLVEVTERALAHSKKSEVLLVGGVAANQRLRQMLEVMTQEHYADFFMPEMRYCGDNGAMNAWLGLLMYQKGLKHQQGRKNDISDTHVIQRYRTDQVDVPWMEKSARKLELPAEMVAKGAEANIYSDQYLGEEVLVKKRVVKGYRIKEIDTHLRRKRTKNEAKLLGEAKRCGVVTPLIFDVDLNESALTMEKIKGTEVKELFSGENSLDLSEIKSISRIIGENVASLHDCGIIHGDLTTSNLILREDGDLVVFIDFGLGKISHLVEDKGVDLLVFKKAINGIHHDISQECFDSIIKGYEGARDYQQIVAKIEEIEGRGRYT; encoded by the coding sequence TTGATATGTATAGGTTTAGAGGGAACAGCAGAAAAAACTGGTGTGGGAATTGTGGACTCTGAAGGGAACATACTGGCCCTGCAGGGCCGTGCCCTCCTCCCAGAAAAAGGCGGAATTCATCCCCGTGAAGCAGCCGAACACCATGCCCAGAATCTGGTCCCCCTGATAAAAAAATCCCTTGAAGAAGCAGATTTAGGTCTGGAGGATCTGGACATGGTAGCCTTTGCACGCGGCCCTGGCCTGGGTCCCGCCCTGCGTACTGTGGCCACTGCCGCCCGTAGCCTGGCCCTTTCTCTGGATGTGCCAATTGTGGGTGTGAACCACTGCATAGGACATATAGAAATTGGAAGACTGACCACCGGCTGTCAGGACCCCCTTACACTGTATGTGAGTGGAGGGAATACCCAGGTAACTGCTTTTGACTCTGGGCGTTACCAGATATTCGGGGAAACCCTGGACATTGCCATCGGGAACTGCCTGGACCAGTTCGCCCGTACTGTTGGCCTGGGACACCCGGGGGGCCCCAGGGTGGAAGAACTGGCACTGGCATCCGACAATTACCTGAAATTACCATACACAGTGAAGGGGATGGATCTGTCATTTTCTGGTTTACTCACTGCTGCCATTCGTAAATATGAATCCGGAGCTCGTCTGGAAGATGTCTGTTACAGTCTCCAGGAAACTGCATTCGCCATGCTGGTGGAGGTAACTGAACGGGCACTAGCCCATTCTAAAAAATCAGAAGTTCTCCTGGTGGGTGGAGTGGCAGCTAACCAGCGTCTGAGACAGATGCTGGAAGTCATGACCCAGGAACATTACGCTGATTTTTTCATGCCTGAAATGAGGTACTGTGGAGATAATGGAGCCATGAATGCCTGGCTGGGATTGTTAATGTACCAAAAGGGTTTAAAACACCAGCAAGGTAGAAAAAATGACATCAGTGACACTCATGTTATACAGAGGTACCGCACAGACCAGGTGGATGTGCCCTGGATGGAAAAATCCGCCCGGAAACTGGAACTCCCGGCAGAGATGGTTGCCAAAGGGGCAGAGGCCAATATCTACAGTGATCAGTACCTTGGTGAAGAAGTCCTGGTGAAAAAGAGGGTGGTTAAGGGCTACCGAATCAAGGAGATCGATACACACCTTCGCCGTAAACGAACCAAGAATGAGGCTAAACTCCTGGGAGAAGCCAAGCGCTGCGGAGTGGTTACCCCCCTAATTTTTGATGTGGATTTAAATGAAAGTGCCCTTACCATGGAGAAAATTAAAGGAACCGAGGTTAAGGAACTGTTCAGCGGGGAAAATTCCCTTGATTTATCCGAGATCAAGTCCATTTCCAGGATCATTGGTGAAAATGTAGCCAGCCTCCATGATTGTGGCATAATACACGGAGATCTCACCACCAGCAACCTCATACTCAGGGAAGATGGGGATTTGGTGGTGTTCATTGATTTTGGTCTGGGTAAAATATCCCATCTGGTTGAAGATAAGGGAGTGGATCTTCTGGTGTTTAAAAAGGCCATTAACGGGATTCACCATGATATCAGCCAGGAATGTTTTGATTCCATAATCAAAGGATACGAAGGTGCCCGAGATTACCAGCAGATAGTGGCTAAAATTGAGGAAATAGAAGGTAGAGGGCGTTATACTTAG
- a CDS encoding TIGR00303 family protein translates to MDKSVRSFGSQDKLHKLQNKDSLFLCVIATTLTSRIPGITGAGASPELTDYTPAADVELIAHGAPKCLPEIPQTVVDGGAAPTPAVITKASLEMADIPFLVADAGAAVKPGLPYVNINDKHGENILTGKAVINPLEIFNKGKILGETLSKLTDHLVIGESTPAGTTTALGVLEAMGYEAWGKISGSTPENPHALKRQTVEEGLETAGLANEIPLDPFQAVGAVGDPMIPAVAGITASSTVPVTLAGGTQMTAVCGFLKEAVEDFNFQDVSIATTIFVATDETADINYIARQIAPIDIFAVDPGFEKSENQGLQKYTQGAVKEGAGAGGAMLAAQLKGVHIDDIRLKTEELCREIF, encoded by the coding sequence ATGGATAAATCCGTTAGGAGTTTCGGTTCACAAGATAAACTCCATAAACTGCAGAATAAAGATTCATTATTTTTATGTGTTATTGCCACTACTTTAACTTCACGGATACCTGGAATAACCGGTGCAGGAGCATCACCTGAATTAACTGATTACACTCCTGCGGCTGATGTGGAGTTAATTGCTCATGGTGCCCCTAAGTGTCTTCCGGAGATACCTCAAACTGTGGTGGATGGTGGAGCTGCACCAACCCCTGCAGTGATTACAAAAGCCTCACTGGAAATGGCCGATATTCCGTTCCTGGTTGCTGATGCAGGAGCCGCTGTTAAACCTGGACTTCCTTACGTGAATATCAATGATAAACATGGTGAGAATATTTTAACCGGTAAAGCCGTTATTAATCCTCTGGAAATATTTAATAAGGGAAAGATACTGGGAGAAACCCTTTCCAAACTCACTGATCACCTGGTAATTGGTGAAAGCACCCCTGCAGGAACCACCACAGCCCTGGGTGTTCTGGAAGCCATGGGCTATGAGGCCTGGGGTAAAATCAGTGGAAGCACACCAGAAAATCCCCACGCACTGAAACGCCAAACAGTTGAAGAGGGATTAGAAACTGCGGGTTTGGCCAATGAAATTCCACTTGATCCATTCCAGGCGGTGGGTGCAGTGGGAGATCCCATGATCCCGGCAGTGGCTGGAATAACAGCAAGCAGCACAGTACCGGTCACATTAGCTGGTGGGACCCAGATGACTGCAGTGTGTGGATTCCTTAAGGAAGCAGTGGAAGATTTCAATTTTCAGGATGTTTCCATTGCCACCACCATTTTCGTGGCCACCGATGAAACTGCAGATATCAATTACATAGCCCGACAGATTGCACCCATAGATATCTTTGCAGTTGATCCTGGATTTGAAAAATCCGAAAACCAGGGTCTTCAAAAGTACACCCAGGGTGCAGTGAAAGAAGGTGCAGGTGCTGGGGGGGCAATGCTTGCTGCTCAACTTAAAGGTGTTCATATTGATGATATAAGGTTGAAAACCGAGGAATTATGCCGGGAAATTTTTTAA
- a CDS encoding cyclase family protein, whose translation MENKDNISCNDSRYLRLSYNLTEDTPVHPDLTKIKITPKTQINEGADYNTSVITVENHSGTHVDAPAHFLKNGRPIFTYDPSELIFHKPIVFECPKNPDEIINPEDLAPLLENFADHDLDFDCVLIRTGFGKYREKDPEMYLTKNPGLAPETAHYLRRKLPELRCLAIDTVSMSRYGRMQEMIDLHQTAFRTQEDLGKPLLFVEDLNLRAIEQGMILEELMVIPWQVEGIDSAPCTVLVKIR comes from the coding sequence ATGGAAAACAAGGATAATATATCATGTAATGATTCCAGGTACTTGAGACTATCCTATAACCTCACCGAGGACACGCCAGTTCACCCCGACCTGACTAAAATAAAAATAACCCCCAAAACCCAGATTAATGAGGGAGCAGATTACAATACTTCTGTTATAACTGTTGAAAATCATTCCGGGACCCATGTGGATGCACCAGCTCATTTCCTGAAAAATGGACGTCCCATATTTACCTATGATCCCAGTGAACTGATTTTTCACAAACCAATTGTTTTTGAATGTCCTAAAAATCCAGATGAGATTATAAATCCAGAAGATCTGGCCCCACTTCTCGAAAACTTTGCAGATCATGATTTGGATTTTGATTGTGTCTTAATACGCACTGGATTTGGCAAGTATCGTGAAAAAGACCCTGAAATGTATCTGACTAAGAATCCAGGATTGGCACCAGAAACTGCTCATTATCTCCGTCGCAAACTCCCGGAATTGAGATGTCTGGCCATAGACACAGTTTCTATGTCCCGGTACGGTAGGATGCAGGAAATGATTGACCTTCACCAGACTGCCTTCCGGACACAGGAGGATCTGGGCAAACCCCTGCTTTTTGTGGAGGACCTAAATTTACGGGCTATAGAACAGGGAATGATTTTGGAAGAACTTATGGTTATTCCATGGCAGGTTGAGGGAATTGACAGTGCTCCCTGTACTGTACTGGTTAAAATCAGATAA
- a CDS encoding undecaprenyl-diphosphate phosphatase translates to MDIIQAIIMGAVQGLTEFLPVSSSAHLVIAPQLLGTQSSLAFDTLLHVGTLVAVIGYFWKDIISMIKALVASLLDIPKGKFKEGVKEDPFKRLTWLVVVGTIPAGLMGILFKNEFESLFNSVTAVGFFLLITGVILWGSEWIAKKNKDKKGKDVKEVSFTNSLVIGLFQGFAIAPGISRSGSTIAAGLFSGLERKLAARYSFLLSIPAILGAALIQTKDIVSFDANLEVLIAGFLSAAIFSYLAVKFMMGYIQKHSLNIFAIYCWFVGALTIIISMVWV, encoded by the coding sequence ATGGATATTATTCAAGCAATAATAATGGGTGCAGTGCAAGGATTAACTGAATTCCTTCCAGTGAGCAGTTCAGCCCACCTGGTCATAGCCCCTCAGTTACTGGGCACACAATCCAGTCTGGCATTTGACACCCTCTTACACGTAGGTACTCTGGTAGCAGTGATAGGATATTTCTGGAAAGATATTATATCCATGATAAAAGCATTAGTAGCCAGTCTTCTTGATATTCCCAAAGGGAAATTTAAAGAGGGTGTGAAAGAAGATCCATTTAAAAGATTAACCTGGCTGGTAGTGGTAGGTACCATTCCGGCGGGTTTAATGGGAATACTGTTTAAAAATGAGTTCGAAAGCCTTTTCAACTCCGTTACAGCAGTTGGTTTTTTCCTTCTTATAACCGGAGTCATCCTGTGGGGTTCGGAATGGATAGCAAAGAAAAACAAGGATAAAAAAGGTAAAGATGTTAAAGAAGTTAGCTTTACTAATTCGCTGGTTATTGGACTCTTCCAGGGATTTGCAATTGCCCCAGGGATATCCAGATCAGGATCCACCATTGCCGCAGGATTATTCTCAGGACTGGAGAGAAAACTAGCTGCACGTTACAGCTTCTTACTTTCCATACCAGCCATACTGGGTGCGGCCTTAATACAGACCAAAGACATTGTTAGTTTCGATGCAAACTTGGAAGTTCTAATAGCTGGATTCTTATCAGCAGCTATATTCAGTTACCTGGCAGTTAAATTCATGATGGGTTACATCCAAAAACACAGCCTGAACATATTTGCCATTTACTGCTGGTTTGTAGGTGCACTAACCATTATAATTTCAATGGTATGGGTATAA
- the ilvE gene encoding branched-chain-amino-acid transaminase encodes MAFDESGKIWFNGKLVDWKEANIHALSHVVHYGSSVFEGIRCYNTKTGPAVFRLKEHVQRLYNSAKIYRMEIPYSHEDFCQAILDTIKINQLDACYIRPAIFRGYAELGVYPLNCPVESIIAVWAWGKYLGEEALENGVDVGVSTWRRMAPNTMPNMAKAGSNYMNSQLAKMEAVSNNYDEAIMLDYQGMVSEGSGENIFIVKDGVLHTPPRASSLLDGITRNSVITLARDMDVEVKEEEIPREMLYIADELFLTGTAAEISPIRSVDRITVGNGKRGEITKKLQDDFFAILEGNAEDKYGWLTSV; translated from the coding sequence ATGGCCTTTGACGAGTCAGGAAAAATATGGTTCAATGGAAAATTGGTTGATTGGAAGGAAGCAAACATTCATGCATTATCACACGTAGTTCACTACGGATCCAGTGTCTTTGAGGGAATAAGGTGTTATAATACTAAAACGGGTCCGGCAGTCTTTCGCTTAAAAGAACATGTACAGCGCCTCTACAACTCAGCTAAAATCTATCGAATGGAAATACCTTACTCTCATGAAGACTTCTGCCAGGCTATCCTGGATACCATCAAGATTAATCAGCTGGATGCGTGCTATATTCGTCCTGCTATCTTCAGAGGTTATGCTGAACTGGGAGTTTATCCCTTGAACTGCCCGGTAGAATCCATTATCGCTGTCTGGGCCTGGGGAAAATACCTGGGAGAAGAGGCCCTGGAAAATGGAGTGGACGTTGGTGTATCCACCTGGCGCCGTATGGCCCCTAACACCATGCCTAACATGGCCAAAGCCGGCTCAAACTACATGAACAGCCAGCTGGCCAAAATGGAAGCTGTATCCAATAATTATGATGAAGCTATAATGCTGGACTACCAGGGAATGGTCAGTGAAGGTAGTGGAGAAAACATCTTCATTGTGAAGGATGGAGTCCTGCACACCCCACCACGTGCTTCTTCATTGCTGGACGGCATAACCAGGAATTCTGTAATCACCCTGGCCAGAGACATGGATGTGGAAGTTAAAGAAGAAGAAATACCCCGTGAAATGCTTTATATAGCAGATGAACTCTTTTTAACCGGCACTGCAGCAGAAATAAGCCCTATAAGGTCTGTTGACCGCATAACGGTGGGTAATGGTAAGCGCGGTGAAATTACTAAAAAATTACAGGACGATTTCTTCGCAATTTTAGAGGGTAATGCCGAGGATAAGTATGGTTGGTTAACTTCTGTTTAA